A window of Acinetobacter sp. TR3 contains these coding sequences:
- a CDS encoding PP2C family serine/threonine-protein phosphatase, whose protein sequence is MSQTLTPDVQTAFLNTLEQLLQDQTQQNPLLLDGDSVDQLLKNKKIYNAYHDLAEQIYELMGFQLEQSTAFQHSLLQSILEQGRLPVYISKAENINSAESNQPLFDHTQMALTPITEADALESIDQLDFLDELYLSHPVDAETEASLINDRSTVMSLPTTSLLSVNSTANIDSNKIDHNQNNASGKQNHEVKMVKKMPHFQIPNARVGQDYQARIQMQYPIKGDVLICSESIKIPEDLGIVFDDQAQQLQGIPLQAGEFKLAFQYKNNEATQAWSSGEVTFIITADPRSLWQVNEPDINAPYQKAHSDHQLIQTEYFNLAACSQRGRSHEHAGTFRDDDFLIARVAETDWSILIVADGAGSASYSRQGSLLAVQSTAKTLTDYLEQHHPHLDRLLQQWQVGSDDEITRSVAQQIYKDFHDTFYKTAQVAIEAIEQEAELKQVAAKAYATTLLVAVVKQCEQKTFISTFWMGDGAIAVYAKDKVRLMGKPDGGEFAGQTRFLDRSFAQQFGSRVNIGYYGDCEAVILMTDGISDPRFETDAGLANHEKWQALWQELEPQLQQTHPDQALLEWSKFFSAGHHDDRTLAILWNKPVSVDVEGLAHD, encoded by the coding sequence ATGTCGCAAACATTAACTCCTGACGTTCAGACTGCCTTTTTGAATACATTGGAGCAGTTATTACAAGATCAAACTCAACAGAACCCTCTGTTACTGGATGGCGATTCTGTTGATCAATTACTGAAAAATAAAAAAATTTATAATGCCTATCATGATTTGGCTGAACAGATTTATGAGCTAATGGGCTTTCAATTAGAACAGTCAACAGCGTTTCAGCATTCTTTATTACAGAGCATCTTGGAGCAGGGACGCTTGCCGGTTTACATCTCTAAAGCTGAAAATATCAATAGCGCTGAATCAAACCAACCGCTATTCGATCATACCCAAATGGCACTGACTCCAATCACTGAGGCTGATGCATTGGAGTCAATTGATCAACTTGATTTTCTAGATGAGCTTTACTTGTCTCATCCAGTTGATGCAGAAACTGAAGCGTCTCTTATAAATGATCGCTCCACTGTGATGTCACTTCCGACAACCTCGTTATTGTCAGTTAATTCGACCGCAAATATCGACTCAAATAAGATAGACCACAATCAGAATAATGCCTCAGGAAAACAAAATCATGAGGTGAAAATGGTGAAAAAAATGCCTCATTTTCAGATACCCAATGCACGTGTTGGGCAAGACTATCAAGCGCGTATTCAAATGCAATATCCGATCAAAGGGGACGTGCTGATTTGTTCTGAATCAATCAAGATTCCAGAAGACTTAGGCATCGTATTTGATGATCAAGCTCAACAATTACAGGGTATTCCGTTGCAAGCAGGTGAATTTAAACTGGCATTTCAGTATAAAAATAACGAAGCCACACAAGCATGGTCTTCGGGTGAAGTGACCTTTATTATTACTGCTGATCCACGTAGTTTGTGGCAAGTTAATGAACCTGATATCAATGCGCCTTATCAGAAAGCACATAGTGACCATCAACTGATTCAGACTGAGTATTTTAACCTCGCGGCCTGTAGCCAGCGTGGACGCTCACATGAACATGCGGGGACGTTCCGCGACGATGACTTTCTGATTGCTCGTGTAGCTGAGACCGATTGGTCGATATTAATTGTTGCGGACGGTGCTGGCAGTGCCAGTTACTCTCGACAAGGCTCTTTACTTGCGGTGCAAAGCACAGCCAAAACGTTGACAGATTACCTCGAACAGCATCATCCACATCTGGATCGCTTATTGCAGCAATGGCAAGTTGGCAGTGATGATGAAATAACCAGGTCTGTTGCACAGCAGATTTATAAAGATTTTCACGATACCTTCTATAAAACAGCCCAAGTGGCGATTGAAGCCATTGAGCAGGAAGCCGAGTTAAAGCAGGTTGCAGCCAAGGCTTATGCCACGACTTTGTTGGTGGCTGTGGTTAAACAATGTGAGCAAAAAACTTTTATTAGTACCTTCTGGATGGGCGATGGTGCGATCGCTGTATATGCCAAAGATAAAGTGCGCTTAATGGGTAAACCTGATGGTGGAGAGTTTGCTGGGCAAACCCGTTTCTTAGATCGCAGTTTTGCACAACAGTTTGGTAGTCGCGTCAATATTGGCTATTACGGTGATTGTGAAGCTGTGATTTTAATGACAGATGGTATTTCCGATCCGCGTTTTGAAACGGATGCTGGGCTTGCGAACCACGAAAAATGGCAGGCATTATGGCAAGAACTTGAACCACAGTTACAGCAGACACACCCAGATCAAGCTTTATTGGAATGGTCAAAGTTCTTTAGTGCTGGACATCATGATGATCGTACTTTGGCGATTTTATGGAATAAGCCTGTGAGTGTGGATGTGGAGGGTCTTGCCCATGACTAA
- a CDS encoding TerD family protein gives MAVSLNKGQGISLNKTENNLSQVTIGLGWDIQEQKKGFLGGLFGGNSAEYDLDVIAFLVGSNGKVNNLGRDAQGNVTLENSDVIFFNNQKHSSGHIWLTGDNRTGAGDGDDEQIIVKLNDLNQQYQKVVFVVQIYKAAENNQHFGQVKNAFIRAVDTTGKEMVRFDLSGMGQYDQQRSLLFAELVRESAGWKFNAVGQASQSDSFVEWLKQYA, from the coding sequence ATGGCTGTGAGTTTAAATAAAGGTCAAGGCATAAGTTTAAATAAAACTGAAAATAATTTGTCTCAAGTAACGATTGGTTTAGGTTGGGATATTCAGGAACAGAAAAAAGGCTTTCTTGGCGGATTATTTGGTGGCAATAGCGCTGAATATGATCTGGATGTGATTGCCTTTCTGGTTGGGAGTAATGGCAAGGTTAATAATCTGGGGCGAGATGCGCAGGGGAATGTCACCTTAGAAAATAGTGATGTTATCTTTTTTAATAATCAAAAACATTCTTCAGGGCATATTTGGTTAACAGGTGATAACCGTACAGGTGCGGGTGATGGCGATGATGAACAAATTATCGTGAAGCTCAATGACCTGAATCAACAATACCAAAAAGTGGTTTTTGTGGTGCAAATCTATAAAGCCGCAGAAAATAACCAACATTTTGGTCAAGTCAAAAATGCATTTATCCGTGCAGTAGATACCACGGGCAAGGAAATGGTTCGTTTCGATTTGTCGGGCATGGGACAATATGATCAACAGCGTTCATTACTGTTTGCTGAACTTGTCCGTGAATCGGCAGGATGGAAATTTAATGCAGTCGGACAGGCTTCCCAATCTGATTCATTTGTGGAATGGTTAAAACAATACGCTTAA
- a CDS encoding linear amide C-N hydrolase: protein MFKKTLFCSLIASSFVLQTAQACTRAVYLGNDNHIITARSMDWKVDVGTNLWIMPSGVNRDSNAGPKSLKWKSKYGSVIASGYDISSTDGMNEAGLMANVLWLVESEYPNAKQSNKPQLSISAWAQYVLDNYATVSEAVTALEKEPFILITDSVPDEQRLATLHLSISDKTGDSAIIEYINGKQVIHHNKKYQVMTNSPTFDQQLALNTYWKQIGGTVMLPGTNRASDRFARASFYINAIPKNDNSKEAIASVFSVIRNASVPFGLNTEEEPNISSTRWRTVADHKQLLYFFESAVSPNVFWVDLKKINFKDGVTRKLDVGKDQQNTFAGDATDQFKIAKPFEFLGPELHH, encoded by the coding sequence ATGTTTAAAAAAACACTATTTTGTTCATTAATTGCATCTTCATTCGTACTTCAAACAGCCCAAGCTTGTACTCGAGCAGTTTATCTAGGCAATGACAATCACATCATTACAGCACGATCAATGGATTGGAAAGTAGATGTCGGAACTAACCTATGGATCATGCCGAGTGGTGTAAATCGCGATAGTAATGCAGGTCCTAAATCACTTAAATGGAAATCGAAATATGGCAGTGTCATCGCTTCAGGCTATGATATATCAAGCACGGATGGCATGAATGAAGCTGGTCTAATGGCAAATGTGTTATGGCTAGTTGAATCAGAATATCCAAATGCAAAACAATCAAATAAGCCACAATTAAGTATTTCTGCTTGGGCACAATATGTGCTTGATAACTATGCAACTGTGTCGGAAGCAGTGACAGCCTTAGAAAAAGAACCATTTATACTAATTACAGACAGTGTTCCTGATGAACAAAGGCTAGCAACACTTCATTTATCAATTTCAGACAAAACTGGTGATAGTGCAATCATTGAATACATTAATGGAAAACAAGTCATCCATCATAATAAGAAATATCAGGTGATGACCAACTCCCCTACCTTCGATCAACAATTGGCTTTAAATACCTACTGGAAGCAAATTGGTGGCACTGTAATGCTACCAGGAACGAATAGAGCATCCGATAGATTTGCCCGAGCATCATTTTATATCAACGCTATCCCTAAAAATGATAATTCAAAAGAAGCGATTGCCTCTGTCTTTAGTGTTATACGTAATGCATCGGTTCCTTTTGGCTTAAATACAGAGGAAGAGCCCAATATTTCTTCAACACGTTGGCGGACAGTTGCAGATCACAAACAACTACTCTACTTTTTTGAATCTGCTGTATCTCCTAATGTTTTCTGGGTGGACTTAAAGAAAATTAACTTTAAAGATGGTGTCACGCGTAAATTAGATGTTGGTAAAGACCAACAAAATACTTTTGCTGGCGATGCGACTGATCAATTTAAAATTGCAAAACCATTTGAATTTCTTGGTCCAGAGTTACATCATTAA
- the yaaA gene encoding peroxide stress protein YaaA produces the protein MLALISPAKTLDYETALPTDTYTLPRLLEQSQQLIDVCRKLSATEIASLMTVSEKIANLNVERFRDWNAEFDFSNARQALFAFKGDVYTGLDAYHLKDHDIDFAQQHLRMLSGLYGLLRPLDLMMPYRLEMGTKLKNSRGNNLYEFWGSIITDQINQDLAEIDAKLLVNLASDEYYKSVNEKKIRAEIIKPVFLDQKNGKYKVISFYAKKARGLMARYLIENKLSQVEQLKAFDSEGYYFDAESSSDKELVFKRDEQHAA, from the coding sequence ATGCTTGCTTTAATTTCTCCAGCGAAAACACTAGATTATGAAACTGCTTTACCGACTGACACATATACACTGCCTCGTTTATTAGAGCAATCACAACAATTGATAGATGTATGTCGCAAACTTTCAGCAACAGAAATTGCATCGTTAATGACCGTGAGTGAAAAAATCGCCAATTTAAATGTAGAGCGTTTTCGTGATTGGAATGCGGAATTTGATTTTTCTAATGCACGCCAAGCTTTATTTGCATTTAAAGGTGACGTGTATACAGGTCTAGATGCTTATCACTTAAAAGATCATGATATTGATTTTGCCCAACAGCATTTGCGCATGTTGTCTGGTCTTTATGGTTTGTTACGCCCATTGGATTTGATGATGCCGTATCGTTTAGAAATGGGTACTAAATTAAAGAATAGCCGTGGAAATAATTTATATGAGTTTTGGGGCAGCATTATCACTGATCAAATTAACCAAGATTTAGCTGAAATTGATGCAAAATTATTGGTAAATTTAGCCTCTGACGAATATTATAAATCTGTGAATGAAAAGAAAATTCGGGCTGAAATTATCAAGCCTGTATTCTTGGATCAGAAGAACGGGAAATATAAAGTCATTAGTTTCTATGCGAAAAAAGCGCGTGGTCTAATGGCAAGATACTTGATTGAAAATAAATTAAGCCAAGTAGAACAATTAAAAGCATTTGATAGTGAAGGGTATTACTTTGATGCTGAAAGTTCATCGGATAAAGAGTTGGTCTTTAAGCGAGATGAACAGCACGCAGCTTAG
- a CDS encoding TetR/AcrR family transcriptional regulator produces MSKKEDIINTALKLFNSHSYNSIGVDRIISESGVAKMTFYKYFPSKEKLIEECLLQRNINLQTSLNETLAQCDQSNYLEQIESIFKWYNAWFQSEDFNGCMFQKALEEVIKIYPSTLEPAIQYKIWLTALIQNLLTHLDIRSPTHLATLIVSILDGMTIQAHVNKNSVEMSEYWTRVEHLINFEKQMAS; encoded by the coding sequence ATGTCAAAAAAAGAAGATATTATTAACACAGCATTAAAACTTTTTAACTCGCATAGCTACAATTCGATTGGGGTTGATCGAATTATTAGTGAGTCAGGCGTTGCAAAAATGACATTCTATAAATATTTCCCATCGAAGGAAAAGCTTATTGAGGAATGTTTACTTCAACGTAATATTAACCTTCAAACCTCATTGAATGAAACATTAGCTCAATGTGATCAATCAAATTATTTAGAGCAAATTGAATCGATATTCAAATGGTACAATGCTTGGTTCCAAAGCGAAGACTTTAACGGCTGTATGTTCCAAAAAGCACTTGAAGAAGTGATTAAAATTTACCCTTCAACCCTTGAACCTGCGATACAATATAAAATATGGCTAACAGCCTTGATCCAAAACTTACTGACTCATTTAGATATTCGAAGCCCGACACACTTGGCTACATTAATCGTAAGTATTTTAGATGGAATGACCATCCAAGCGCATGTAAATAAAAACTCTGTTGAAATGAGTGAGTATTGGACTCGCGTAGAACATTTAATTAATTTTGAAAAGCAAATGGCATCATAA
- a CDS encoding TerY-C metal binding domain-containing protein, translating to MRRLPVFFVLDCSESMAGKNIQQMQQGIQLIMQQLRQDPYALETVYVSVIAFAGIVRTLVPLVEVFAYYPAKLPLGGGTHLGKALEHLMNEFDRHLIKTTEETKGDWKPIVYLFTDGRPTDECKDAIYRWQKKYARRCTLIALGMGKNVDYATLKQLTEHCIAFDELNEQDFKKFFQWISASVVAQSKSIGDGQQQDHLPPIDERYMRLVKDLLAKKTLVDENCVTFVGRCGKLNRPYLMKFEREIQYQAPQDLNINLNLYHFQLTECCKIDEDYFTWSDQTQHQQQVNTTLLQGTPECPHCLAETAFAMCGCGQLMCYDGFSEDVTCPWCRRQVSFGYGGMDGFDVQRGRG from the coding sequence ATGCGCCGTTTACCTGTTTTTTTCGTATTGGATTGTTCTGAGTCGATGGCGGGGAAAAATATTCAACAGATGCAACAAGGCATCCAGTTGATTATGCAGCAATTACGTCAAGATCCATATGCCTTGGAAACCGTGTATGTTTCTGTTATTGCCTTTGCAGGGATTGTCCGAACCTTAGTTCCGTTAGTGGAAGTATTTGCTTATTATCCTGCGAAATTACCTTTGGGTGGCGGAACACATTTAGGCAAAGCCTTAGAACATTTGATGAATGAATTTGATCGTCATTTGATTAAAACAACAGAAGAAACCAAAGGAGATTGGAAGCCAATCGTATATTTGTTTACAGATGGCCGTCCGACCGATGAATGTAAAGATGCGATATATCGCTGGCAAAAGAAATATGCACGACGCTGTACGCTGATTGCCTTAGGAATGGGTAAAAACGTCGATTATGCAACGCTCAAGCAATTAACAGAACACTGTATTGCTTTTGATGAGTTGAATGAACAAGACTTTAAAAAGTTTTTCCAGTGGATTAGTGCTTCTGTGGTTGCACAAAGTAAAAGTATTGGGGATGGGCAGCAGCAAGATCATTTACCGCCAATTGATGAGCGCTATATGCGTCTGGTCAAGGATTTGCTAGCCAAGAAAACCTTGGTAGATGAAAACTGTGTCACTTTTGTTGGGCGCTGTGGCAAGCTGAATCGACCCTATTTAATGAAATTTGAACGTGAAATTCAGTATCAAGCGCCCCAAGATCTAAATATCAACCTGAATTTATATCATTTTCAATTGACTGAATGCTGCAAAATTGATGAGGACTATTTCACTTGGTCTGATCAAACCCAGCATCAGCAGCAGGTCAATACCACGCTGTTACAAGGCACCCCAGAGTGTCCACATTGTTTGGCTGAAACGGCTTTTGCGATGTGTGGTTGTGGCCAATTGATGTGTTATGACGGTTTTAGCGAGGACGTGACTTGCCCATGGTGCCGTCGCCAAGTCAGTTTTGGATATGGTGGAATGGACGGCTTCGATGTGCAACGAGGACGTGGTTAA
- a CDS encoding HD domain-containing protein, which translates to MQQYLTVLEKSWFELHHHYHFSEPQKVFNKLIAAYSEKQRAYHTLQHLYECLVLLKSIQADLIDAHAVELALWFHDAVYDPQVKDNELKSAELFEQYLIQDLSIDIVQKIKRWILATHKHALTDELDLQFLLDIDLAILAASPERFAEYEQQIQQEYAWVYPDIYLIKRKQVLAHFYQTEPLYQTEYFQQNFEQRSKGNLRGILDGK; encoded by the coding sequence ATGCAGCAATATTTAACTGTATTAGAAAAATCATGGTTTGAGCTGCATCATCACTACCATTTTTCTGAACCGCAGAAAGTTTTTAATAAGTTGATTGCTGCTTATAGTGAAAAGCAGCGGGCTTATCATACACTGCAACATTTGTATGAATGTTTGGTCCTGCTTAAATCGATTCAAGCTGATTTAATTGATGCACATGCAGTTGAGTTAGCACTTTGGTTTCATGATGCGGTTTATGATCCGCAAGTAAAAGATAATGAGTTAAAAAGTGCTGAATTATTTGAGCAGTATTTGATTCAAGATCTATCAATTGATATCGTTCAAAAGATAAAGCGATGGATTCTTGCCACACATAAGCACGCATTGACTGATGAGTTGGATTTACAATTTTTACTGGATATTGACTTAGCGATTCTAGCGGCTTCGCCAGAGCGTTTTGCGGAATATGAACAGCAGATTCAGCAGGAATATGCTTGGGTATATCCAGATATTTATTTGATTAAAAGAAAACAAGTTCTAGCGCATTTTTATCAGACTGAACCGCTGTATCAAACGGAATATTTTCAACAGAATTTCGAGCAAAGGTCGAAAGGGAATTTGAGGGGAATATTAGATGGAAAATAG
- a CDS encoding ArsR/SmtB family transcription factor, translated as MQKDIEINVMRESASSIVNVLKSLANTDRLIILCHLAKQELNVSQIEEATHILQPTLSQQLMMLRKSNVVSTRRDGKQIFYSISDPKLQVVLTTLYENYCPDISS; from the coding sequence ATGCAAAAGGATATAGAGATCAACGTGATGAGAGAGTCTGCAAGCTCTATTGTCAATGTACTTAAGTCTTTGGCAAACACAGATCGCTTAATTATTTTATGTCATTTAGCCAAACAAGAATTAAATGTGTCTCAAATTGAAGAAGCTACCCATATCTTACAACCTACCCTGTCACAGCAGCTTATGATGTTAAGAAAAAGTAATGTAGTTTCTACACGTCGGGATGGAAAGCAAATCTTTTATTCAATTAGTGACCCTAAGTTACAGGTTGTTTTAACAACGCTTTATGAAAATTATTGTCCAGATATAAGTTCTTGA
- a CDS encoding cupin domain-containing protein, which translates to MSESLAVLGGITAEQFLNEYWQKKPLLVRNAMPEIMGLLEPEDVKELALEEDVSARLIRQKNKNPNEWHVKSSPLTKGDFQKLPNLWTILVQAVDHYSFDIAELWKKFPFIPQWRRDDIMVSYAPKGGSVGKHFDFYDVFLVQGHGHRRWQLGQMCDESTEFVADQPLKLLSQINVDFDEVLAPGDLLYVPPGLAHYGVAEDDCLTFSFGFRMPNLAEMTDRLSEQFAKNSVLTNPLADITRIKTNAIGEINNSEFSYLKTQLLDYLTQAPEFDAAIMAYMSESKYPNSIPEPEEIVVDDLLEVINGGYQVILEPASRLLYRQQNQLLDFWANGENICISQSFQAQLKQIADGASLAFDEEFNHTDILEDIVLLLNQAVIMLLPPH; encoded by the coding sequence ATGTCTGAATCCTTAGCGGTACTCGGCGGTATTACCGCAGAACAATTCCTGAATGAATATTGGCAAAAAAAACCATTGTTAGTTCGCAATGCAATGCCTGAAATTATGGGTTTATTAGAACCTGAGGATGTCAAAGAACTGGCGCTAGAAGAAGATGTCAGTGCTCGCTTGATTCGTCAAAAAAATAAAAATCCAAATGAATGGCATGTAAAATCATCACCACTCACTAAAGGTGATTTCCAAAAGTTACCGAATCTTTGGACGATCCTAGTTCAAGCGGTGGACCATTATTCTTTTGATATTGCTGAGCTCTGGAAAAAATTTCCATTTATCCCTCAATGGCGCCGCGATGACATCATGGTCTCTTATGCACCTAAAGGTGGCTCTGTTGGTAAGCACTTCGATTTCTATGATGTATTCCTTGTACAAGGGCATGGTCATCGCCGTTGGCAACTCGGTCAAATGTGTGATGAATCAACAGAGTTTGTTGCAGATCAACCATTAAAACTCCTTTCTCAAATCAATGTAGATTTTGATGAGGTACTTGCACCTGGCGATCTATTGTATGTACCACCTGGTCTTGCTCATTATGGCGTTGCTGAGGATGATTGTTTAACTTTCTCTTTTGGCTTCCGTATGCCAAATTTAGCTGAAATGACAGATCGACTCAGTGAACAATTCGCAAAAAACTCAGTCTTAACAAATCCTCTCGCGGATATTACTCGTATAAAAACAAATGCTATTGGAGAGATAAATAATTCCGAGTTTTCTTATCTCAAGACTCAATTACTTGATTATCTTACCCAAGCACCAGAATTTGATGCGGCGATCATGGCATACATGAGTGAGTCTAAATATCCCAATAGTATTCCTGAGCCAGAAGAAATTGTGGTAGATGATTTACTTGAAGTTATCAATGGCGGCTATCAAGTTATTCTGGAACCTGCATCAAGATTGCTCTATAGACAACAAAATCAATTATTAGACTTTTGGGCAAATGGGGAAAATATCTGTATTTCTCAATCTTTCCAAGCACAACTGAAACAAATTGCAGATGGTGCAAGCTTAGCATTTGATGAAGAATTTAATCATACGGATATTTTAGAAGATATCGTATTGTTACTGAATCAAGCAGTTATTATGTTGCTACCACCTCATTAA
- the dnaX gene encoding DNA polymerase III subunit gamma/tau has translation MYQVLARKYRPRNFNELVGQNHVSRALTSALERGRLHHAYLFTGTRGVGKTTIARILAKCLNCETGVTSTPCEVCATCKAVNEGRFIDLIEIDAASRTKVEDTRELLDNVPYAPTQGRFKVYLIDEVHMLSTHSFNALLKTLEEPPEHVKFLFATTDPQKLPITVISRCLQFTLRPLAVDEITEHLTAILNKEHIEADQDAIWQIAESAQGSLRDALSLTDQAIAYGQGAVHHQDVKDMLGLIDRTIIYDLILAIHQNQQARVSQLLLQFRQQALDVSLVLDQLVSTLHELALLQYLPDLALKYSEEINQKILQLSKLISAQDLQLYYQIACKGRAELQLAVTQEQGFEMTVLRLLAFRPLTLNEVMVTATPVTQITAPEAQQPVQDLRIENQLAVQQETVSVEPEPEPEPEPEPEPEPEPEPEPEPEPVAQNPDSSLIVFDAEDGQLIGLDISAQQHTIQSNIVEVDDVLVFPVEQNPQVQLEQPQAEQALDLIAEQVLEAVVSEPIVVAHKPVAPVRQQKDHRQTDLTPQDILKLREQVLEGEWNLEKWEYWFRTSQLSPAVQELAQHGVMQGQINGTSIFHIPQEYEGMLSQLQHGLEDALKEQWPQTLFSVQYGAVNSNTPLIIQNERKERAYRRAVELLNQEPTIKNLVDTFDAELVNIQLKP, from the coding sequence ATGTATCAAGTACTGGCAAGAAAATACCGTCCTCGTAATTTCAATGAGTTAGTTGGGCAAAACCATGTTTCTCGTGCTTTAACCAGCGCATTAGAACGTGGGCGTTTGCATCATGCTTATTTGTTTACAGGAACGCGCGGTGTCGGTAAAACCACGATTGCCCGTATTTTAGCCAAATGTTTGAACTGCGAGACAGGCGTGACGTCAACGCCGTGTGAAGTTTGTGCAACCTGTAAAGCGGTCAATGAAGGTCGTTTTATTGATTTAATTGAAATCGATGCAGCATCACGGACCAAGGTTGAAGATACTCGCGAGTTACTTGACAATGTACCTTATGCGCCGACGCAGGGTCGCTTCAAAGTTTACCTGATCGATGAAGTGCATATGCTTTCAACGCATTCGTTCAATGCCTTGCTCAAGACACTGGAAGAACCACCTGAGCATGTGAAGTTCCTCTTTGCAACGACAGATCCACAAAAATTACCAATTACTGTCATCTCGCGCTGTTTGCAATTTACCTTGCGTCCTTTGGCTGTCGATGAAATCACAGAGCATTTGACAGCGATTTTAAATAAAGAGCATATCGAAGCCGATCAAGATGCAATTTGGCAAATTGCAGAATCTGCACAAGGATCATTACGTGATGCATTGTCTTTAACAGACCAAGCAATTGCCTATGGTCAAGGTGCAGTCCATCATCAAGATGTTAAAGATATGCTCGGTTTGATTGACCGAACCATTATTTATGATTTGATTTTGGCAATCCATCAAAATCAGCAAGCAAGAGTAAGTCAGTTACTTCTACAATTCAGACAGCAAGCTTTAGATGTGTCGTTAGTTTTAGACCAATTGGTTTCTACCTTGCATGAATTGGCATTACTGCAATATTTGCCTGATCTTGCTTTGAAATATAGTGAAGAAATTAATCAGAAAATTTTGCAACTGTCTAAACTCATTTCTGCTCAAGATTTGCAGTTGTATTATCAAATTGCATGTAAAGGTCGCGCTGAGTTGCAACTTGCGGTGACGCAAGAGCAAGGCTTTGAAATGACGGTGTTGCGTTTACTTGCGTTTAGACCGTTGACTTTGAATGAAGTCATGGTTACGGCAACGCCTGTTACGCAAATTACAGCGCCTGAAGCGCAGCAGCCAGTACAAGATTTAAGGATAGAAAATCAGCTTGCAGTTCAACAAGAAACGGTTAGCGTTGAACCTGAACCTGAACCTGAACCTGAACCTGAACCTGAACCTGAACCTGAACCTGAACCTGAACCTGAACCTGAACCTGTTGCGCAAAATCCAGATAGCAGCTTAATAGTTTTTGATGCAGAAGATGGGCAGTTGATTGGATTGGATATATCAGCGCAACAACACACGATTCAGTCGAATATCGTTGAAGTGGATGATGTATTGGTTTTTCCTGTTGAGCAAAATCCTCAAGTACAGCTAGAGCAACCTCAAGCTGAACAGGCACTTGATCTCATCGCAGAGCAAGTGCTTGAAGCTGTTGTTTCGGAACCGATTGTTGTCGCACACAAACCAGTAGCACCTGTAAGACAACAGAAAGATCACAGACAAACTGATCTGACGCCTCAAGATATTTTAAAATTGCGTGAGCAGGTTTTGGAAGGTGAGTGGAATTTGGAGAAGTGGGAATACTGGTTTAGAACCAGCCAGCTTTCACCTGCTGTACAAGAGTTAGCCCAACATGGTGTGATGCAAGGACAGATCAACGGTACTTCTATTTTCCATATTCCTCAAGAATATGAAGGTATGTTGTCGCAATTGCAGCATGGCTTAGAAGATGCATTAAAAGAACAATGGCCACAAACGTTGTTCAGTGTGCAATATGGTGCTGTGAATTCTAATACGCCTTTAATAATACAGAATGAACGTAAAGAAAGAGCTTATCGTCGTGCAGTCGAGCTATTAAACCAAGAGCCGACAATTAAGAATTTGGTTGATACTTTTGATGCAGAATTGGTCAATATTCAGCTCAAACCTTAG
- a CDS encoding vWA domain-containing protein encodes MRRLPVYILLDTSGSMRGEPIHSVNVGLQSMLSALRQDPYALESVHLSIITFDLEAKVYLPLTPLDQVQLADIDVPSAGATFMGAALELLAEQVSQQLQKSTDEVKGDWRPLLFVMTDGSPSDVYAYQQAIPVIKQLNFASIVACAAGPKAKQEHLLQLTDKVVVLDTMDAASFAGFFKWVSASVVVGSSSVGISGSVSLPPPPPEVQLVL; translated from the coding sequence ATGCGCCGTTTACCCGTTTATATTTTATTAGATACCTCTGGATCAATGCGAGGTGAGCCAATTCATTCGGTGAACGTCGGCTTGCAGTCCATGTTGAGTGCATTACGGCAAGATCCTTATGCATTGGAGAGTGTGCATTTAAGTATTATTACCTTTGATCTGGAAGCGAAGGTTTATTTGCCTTTAACGCCTTTGGATCAAGTGCAACTTGCCGATATCGATGTTCCAAGTGCAGGCGCAACTTTTATGGGAGCTGCGTTAGAATTACTGGCAGAACAAGTGAGTCAGCAATTACAGAAAAGCACTGATGAGGTCAAAGGGGATTGGCGTCCGCTATTATTTGTGATGACTGACGGCTCACCTTCAGATGTCTATGCTTACCAGCAAGCGATTCCTGTCATAAAACAGTTAAACTTTGCCAGTATCGTTGCCTGTGCCGCTGGGCCAAAAGCCAAACAGGAACATCTCCTACAACTGACCGATAAAGTCGTGGTATTGGATACTATGGATGCGGCCTCTTTTGCAGGATTCTTTAAGTGGGTGTCTGCCAGTGTCGTGGTGGGAAGCAGTAGTGTGGGGATTTCAGGCTCTGTTTCATTGCCGCCACCGCCACCCGAAGTGCAATTGGTGTTGTAA